In a genomic window of Erigeron canadensis isolate Cc75 chromosome 5, C_canadensis_v1, whole genome shotgun sequence:
- the LOC122599673 gene encoding AT-hook motif nuclear-localized protein 8-like: protein MDSRESLAQQPPSTSPAVLQRHHQLPPGMMMPPHTYSNHHHHLQGGAMVNSSSNNNNNNNSTVSHQDSLQQQRFNFDGSDQYGDGSDPGGFRGSGFNMEPARKKRGRPRKYSPSPDGNIALGLAPAPAVVSAGASGGGNLESLNDGGGAGGNTPNTDSGAKKHRGRPPGSGKKQMDALGAAGVGFTPHVITVKAGEDIASKITAFSQQGPRTVCILSANGAISNVTLRQPAMSSGTVTYEGRFEIISLSGSYMLADSNGNPSNRSSGLSISLAGSDGRVLGGGVAGSLVAATPIQVVVGSFITDVKKPKSSSGPTSAPPANMLNFGGGSVPGASPPSDGPSSESSDDSGSSPLHRPSASYNNANQQPPPQMPMYSNMGWPNNTMNMLRN, encoded by the exons ATGGATTCACGTGAATCTTTAGCCCAACAACCGCCGTCGACATCGCCGGCGGTGCTCCAACGCCACCACCAGCTGCCGCCTGGGATGATGATGCCACCACATACATACTcaaaccaccaccatcactTACAAGGAGGAGCTATGGTGAATAGTAgtagcaataataataataataataatagtacaGTGAGTCATCAAGATTCATTGCAACAACAGAGGTTTAATTTTGATGGGTCGGATCAGTATGGTGACGGGTCGGATCCGGGTGGGTTTAGGGGAAGTGGGTTTAACATGGAACCAGCTAGGAAGAAAAGAGGACGCCCCAGAAAGTATTCTCCGTCGCCGGATGGTAACATTGCTCTTGGTTTAGCTCCGGCGCCGGCGGTGGTGTCCGCCGGAGCTAGTGGTGGTGGGAATTTGGAGAGTTtgaatgatggtggtggtgcgGGTGGCAATACTCCGAATACGGATTCGGGTGCGAAGAAACACCGAGGAAGGCCTCCGGGTTCCGGGAAGAAACAGATGGACGCTTTAg GTGCGGCTGGTGTTGGTTTTACGCCTCATGTCATTACAGTTAAAGCAGGAGAG GATATAGCCTCGAAAATCACAGCGTTCTCACAGCAAGGTCCTCGTACAGTTTGTATTCTGTCTGCAAATGGTGCTATCAGCAACGTAACTCTTCGTCAGCCGGCAATGTCCAGTGGCACTGTTACATATGAG GGTCGTTTTGAGATAATATCTTTGTCGGGTTCCTATATGCTCGCAGACAGTAATGGTAACCCCAGCAACAGATCGAGTGGATTGAGCATCTCTCTTGCAGGTTCCGATGGACGTGTTTTAGGCGGTGGAGTAGCTGGTTCGCTAGTTGCAGCAACGCCTATACAG GTGGTTGTTGGTAGCTTCATTACCGATGTCAAAAAACCAAAATCTAGTAGCGGTCCAACGTCTGCACCACCTGCAAACATGTTAAATTTTGGTGGTGGATCCGTTCCGGGTGCTAGTCCACCATCTGACGGCCCATCAAGTGAGTCATCCGATGACAGTGGTAGTAGCCCACTTCACCGGCCCTCAGCTTCCTACAACAATGCTAACCAACAGCCCCCACCACAGATGCCTATGTATTCCAATATGGGCTGGCCAAACAACACCATGAACATGCTCCGCAATTGA
- the LOC122601946 gene encoding uncharacterized protein LOC122601946, whose protein sequence is MDCLVVPVSSLISRGCCYGGQRHGYRQLANEDFFVGSNNNDPITVVVGKEKKEFLVDPFVLDENPFRVLIDLVKNKKKQSSSSRNNHVDHIQKKKRVLYVDVDAILFEHMLWLMHNDSSSLFNLNLKEIIDFYAQDF, encoded by the coding sequence ATGGACTGCTTGGTTGTACCAGTCTCATCACTCATTAGCCGTGGTTGTTGTTACGGCGGTCAGCGTCATGGTTATCGACAACTAGCCAACGAAGATTTCTTTGTGGGATCAAATAATAATGATCCAATCACGGTGGTGGTAGGCAAGGAAAAGAAAGAGTTTTTAGTGGACCCTTTTGTGTTAGATGAAAACCCGTTTAGGGTCTTGATTGATTTAgtgaagaacaagaagaaaCAATCCTCATCATCAAGAAATAATCATGTTGATCATatacaaaagaagaaaagagtgtTGTATGTAGATGTGGATGCTATCTTGTTTGAGCATATGTTATGGTTGATGCATAATGATTCATCTTCATTGTTCAACCTTAATCTCAAGGAAATTATTGATTTCTATGCTCAAGATTTCtaa
- the LOC122599593 gene encoding uncharacterized protein LOC122599593: MDFPMIFRPPATNPPQTTSGYCCTSKVFVGLPERFKKRGNVTGKRVFRVRATMERDGLDAGERTTAGAGAGSGYTGSSAMEVTTFNQGFSSETEFPVWDKIGAVVRLSYGIGIYGAMAFAGNFICSTTGIDSTGGYSPSLDAIVQGLGYAAPPIMALLFILDDEVVKLSPHARAIRDVEDEELRSFFYGMSPWQFIMIVAASSVGEELFYRAAVQGALADVFLRGNDLVANANGMAALTGVLPPFVPFAEAFAAVITAALTGSLYYVAASPKDPTYVVAPVLSSRSGRQEMKKLFAAWYERRQMKKIYSPLLEGLLALYLGFEWNQTNNILAPIITHGIYSATILGHGLWKIHDHRRRLRQRVQQLNLEEKSSRNF; this comes from the exons ATGGACTTTCCGATGATATTCAGGCCACCGGCGACAAACCCACCTCAGACAACTTCCGGTTACTGTTGTACTAGTAAAGTTTTTGTGGGGTTACCGGAAAGATTCAAGAAACGTGGAAATGTTACCGGAAAAAGGGTGTTTAGAGTGAGAGCAACGATGGAGAGAGATGGGTTGGATGCCGGAGAACGGACAACTGCCGGCGCCGGTGCCGGAAGTGGGTATACAGGGTCTTCAGCTATGGAAGTGACTACATTTAATCAAGGGTTTAGTTCAGAAACAGAGTTTCCTGTTTGGGATAAAATTGGTGCTGTTGTTAGACTTAGCTATGGAATTG GAATATATGGCGCGATGGCATTTGCAGGGAACTTCATATGCTCAACAACAGGAATTGATAGCACGGGAGGTTACTCCCCATCATTAGACGCCATTGTTCAAGGACTCGGATATGCTGCTCCTCCAATTATGGCCCTTCTCTTTATACTAGAC GATGAAGTTGTGAAACTGTCTCCTCATGCTCGTGCGATACGGGATGTAGAAGATGAGGAATTACGAAGCTTTTTCTATGGAATGTCACCATGGCAG TTCATAATGATCGTTGCCGCAAGTTCTGTTGGTGAGGAGCTATTTTACCGAGCTGCTGTTCAG GGTGCATTAGCAGATGTCTTTTTAAGGGGAAATGATCTAGTGGCAAACGCAAATGGAATGGCTGCACTG ACGGGCGTGCTGCCTCCATTTGTGCCATTTGCCGAAGCATTTGCAGCAGTTATCACAGCTGCTCTTACGGGTTCACTTTATTATGTAGCTGCATCTCCAAAAG ATCCAACTTATGTTGTAGCACCAGTTTTGAGTTCTCGTTCTGGTCGTCAAGAAATGAAGAAGCTTTTTGCAG CCTGGTATGAAAGAAGACAAATGAAGAAGATATATTCTCCATTACTTGAAGGACTTCTAGCTCTTTACCTTGGATTTGAATGGAATCAG ACAAACAACATCTTAGCACCCATCATCACGCACGGGATTTACTCTGCAACAATTCTGGGACATGGGCTTTGGAAGATACATGATCATAGAAGAAGACTACGCCAGCGAGTCCAGCAGCTTAATCTCGAGGAAAAGAGTTCAAGAAATTTCTGA